TCGTCTACCGCGAGCTCGATGCCACCGCCTGCGCTCAGGTCGAGCCCGGGCTCGCCTGGTCGCGCGTCAAACCGGTGGCAGGCGTTTATCTGCCCGAAGACGAGGCCGGCGACTGTGCACGCTTCACGCGCGAACTGCGCTCCGTGTGCGAGGCGCGCGGCGTGACGTTTCTGTTCGATACCGAGGTGCTCGCGCTCGAAGCCGCGGGCGGCAAGGTGAACGGCGTGCGCGTGCGCGCGGTGCCCGGCCGCCGCAAGGCGAACAACCGCAAGGACCGGCGCGAGCAGCGCCGCGCGCCGGCCGAGGTGCTGCGCCCGGCCGAGCGCAGCGAGCCCGCCGACGACACGCCGCACACGCTCGCCGCCGATGCCGTCGTGGTCGCACTGGGCGTGGAGAGCGCGGCGCTGGTCGCACCGCTTGGCGTGCGCGTGCCGCTGTATCCGGTGAAAGGCTATTCGGCCACGCTGCCCGTGGTCGACGAACAAAAGGCCCCGCGCGCCGCGCTCATGGACGAGTCGCTCAAGACGGCGATCACGCGCTTCGGTCCGTATCTGCGCGTCGCGGGCACGGCGGAGCTGGGCGACCACCGCGCGACGCTGCGCGAGCAGGCGCTGCAAACGCTCATGAAGGTGCTCGACGACTGGTTCCCGCATGCGGCGACGCCTTCGTCGGCGCAATTCTGGGTGGGACGCCGGCCCATGGTTCCGGACGGCGCGCCGCTCCTCGGCACCTCGGGCGTCGATGGCCTGTGGCTGAACGTCGGGCACGGCTCGACCGGCTGGGCGATGTCGATGGGCTCGGGCCGCGTGCTCGCGGACCTCGTCACGCAGCGCGAGCCGGAAATCGATCTCGATGGTTTGACGCTGGCCCGGTATCGCCATTAATCGGCGGCAGGGACTCCCACGCGCGGCGGCAACTCACTCGAGCGCAACGCTCGCCAACGCCTCGTAGCGCGCGCCCTGCTTCGCGAGCGTGCTCGAATACAGCACCAGCGACTCGAAGCACAACGGCGGCAGCGCTTCGGCGCCGCTTGCCGCCGGCGCACCCACGGCGTCGCGCGCGAAACGCGCGAGCGTCACGTGCGGGCGGAACGCGCGCGCGTCGAGCGGCAATCCCACGTCTCCGATTAGCGAGCGCACGCGCCAGTCGAGCGCCGTGAAGGCGTCCGACATCGCGAGCACGGCCACCATGAGGCGCGGATGCGCGCGTCCCGGCCAGCATTCGATATGCGTGACCGGCGCGGGCGGAATGAGCGGCGCGTGCTCCGCGAGCCGCCGCGAGAGCACGTCGCCCTGGTCGAACGACATCGCGCCGATGAATGTCACCGTCAAATGGAGTTGTGCGTACGGCACGCGCCGCGCGTTGGACGGCACGTCCAGCGCGGCGAGCGCATCGCGCGAGGCCGCAGTGGGCGCAAGCGCGATGAAGCAGCGCCGCCATTGCTGCGTGTCACGATCGGTCTCGCGGGCTTCGGACATGATCGGCGGGCCTCGTTCGGTCGGGCAATCGCGTCATGGTAACCCTGTCTGTCGGCCTGAGTGGCACGCGCGTAAAAAAGCCGGGTCACCCTTGCGGGTGCCCGGCTTCTGTCATTGTGTCTCCTGCCGTCTCCCGTATGTCCCGTCTAGTGCGGGACACACCGGATTTAACGCGGCAGCTCCGAGCTGCCCATCAAATACGCATCGACGGAACGTGCGCATTGACGGCCCTCACGTGTCGACCAGAGTTAGCGCTTTAGCGCTTACTCTGGTCCCAGATCCGGCTTTAACGCGGCAGCTCCGAGCTGCCCATCAGATAGGCATCGACGGAACGTGCGCATTGACGGCCCTCACGGATCGCCCACACCACGAGCGACTGGCCGCGGCGCATGTCGCCAGCGGTGAAGACCTTGTCGACCGACGTGTAGTACGCCTTTTCGCCTTCGGTCGAAGCACGCACATTGCCGCGCGCATCCTTCTCGACGCCGAATGCTTCGAGCACCGGCGAAACCGGCTGCGTGAAGCCCATGGCGAGCAGCACGAGATCGGCCTTCATTTCGAATTCCGAACCCGGCACTTCGACCATCTTGCCGTCCTTCCACTCCACGCGCGCGGCGATCAGCTTCTCGATCTTGCCGTTCTTGCCTTCGAGGCGCTTGGTCGCGACCGACCAGTCGCGCGAGCAGCCTTCGTCGTGCGACGACGACGTGCGCAGCTTGATCGGCCAGTACGGCCACACGAGCGGCTTGTTCTCTTCCTCCGGCGGCTGCGGCAGCAGTTCGAATTGCGTGACGCTCTTCGCGCCGTGACGGTTCGAGGTGCCCACGCAGTCGGAGCCCGTATCGCCGCCGCCGATCACGACCACATGCTTGCCCTTGGCGAGCAACTGGTTCGGCAGCTTGTCGCCGGCGTTGACCTTGTTCTGCTGCGGCAGGAACTCCATGGCGTAGTAGATGCCTTCGAGTTCGCGGCCCGGCACCGGCAGATCACGCGGCGTTTCCGAACCGCCCGCGATCACGACCGCTTCGAACTGATCCTTGAGCTCGTCCGGCGAGATCGTTTCCTTCGCCGTGTTGCCGATGTAAGCAGGCAGCTCGCCCTTGCCGATGAACACGTTGGTGCGGAACGTCACGCCTTCGGCTTCCATCTGGCGCATGCGGCGATCGATCAGCCACTTTTCCAGCTTGAAGTCGGGGATGCCGTAGCGCAACAGGCCGCCTACGCGATCGTTCTTCTCGAACACCGTCACCTCATGGCCGGCGCGCGCGAGTTGCTGCGCGGCGGCGAGACCCGCGGGGCCCGAACCGACCACGGCAACCTTCTTGCCCGTCTTGTGCTTCGCGACTTGCGGCGCGACCCAGCCTTCGGACCAGGCCTTGTCGATGATCGCGTGCTCGATCGACTTGATGCCGACGGGATCGTCGTTGATGCCGAGCGTACACGCCGCTTCGCAGGGCGCCGGGCAGATGCGGCCCGTGAACTCGGGGAAGTTGTTCGTGGAATGCAGGACGTCGATCGCGCTCTTCCAGTCCTGGCGGAACACGAGGTCGTTGAAGTCCGGAATGATGTTGTTGACCGGGCAGCCGTTGTTGCAGAACGGGATGCCGCAATCCATGCAGCGTGCGCCCTGGACCTTCGCGTCGGCGTCGGAGAGCGCCGCCACGAATTCCTTGTAGTGCTTCACGCGCGTGAGCGGTGCTTCGTACGCCTCATGCTGGCGCTCGAACTCGAGAAAACCGGTTGCCTTACCCATAGGGTTCTCGTCTATCTCTATCTATTCGGTGAGGGGACCGCGCCCGCCGCCGCGTTTCTTCTCGCGCGGCGGGCGCTTCGTCGTCTTGGAATTGCTTCGTCGCGGCTCGGTTGGCAAATCAGGCGGCCAGTTCTTCCTGGCTTGCCTTCTTCGCGCCGAGTTCGCCCAGTGCGCGCTTGTATTCCGTCGGGAACACCTTCACGAACTGGCGGCGCGCCGCATCCCAGTTTTCGAGCAGCGCCTTTGCGCGCGGCGAGCCCGTGAACTGGAAGTGACGCTCGACGAGTCCCTTGAGCAGCGCTTCGTCGGTCTGGCCCGTGTGCCACAGTGCGCGGTCCACGGTGCGTTCCTGTTCGGCCTGTTGCAGGACCGGGTCGAGCGCGACCATCGACTTGTTGCACTTGCCGGCGAAGGTGCCGTCCGGGTCGTACACGTAGGCGATACCGCCCGACATGCCCGCCGCGAAGTTACGACCCGTTTCACCGAGCACGACCACCGTGCCGCCCGTCATGTATTCGCAGCCGTGGTCGCCCGTGCCTTCGACAACCGCCGTCGCGCCCGAGTTACGCACCGCGAAGCGCTCGCCCGCCACGCCGCGCAGGAAGGCTTCGCCTTCGAGTGCGCCGTACATCACCGTGTTGCCGCAGATGATGTTTTCTTCGGACTTGCCGCGGAAGTCGTTGGTCGGACGGATGATGATGCGCCCGCCCGAAAGGCCCTTGCCGACATAGTCGTTGCCGTCGCCCACGAGGTCCAGCGTGATGCCGCGTGCGAGGAACGCGCCGAAGCTCTGACCCGCCGTACCCTTCAACTGGATATGGATCGTGTCTTCCGGCAGACCGTCGTGGCCGTACTTCTTCGCGACGACGCCCGAAAGCATCGCGCCGACCGTACGGTTCACGTTGCGCACCGGCTGGATGAACGAGACGTGCTCGCCCGTTTCGATCGCGGCCTTCGCCTTCTCGATCAGCGTGTGATCGAGCGCGCGGTCCAGACCGTGGTCCTGCGTATCCACGTGCTTGCGGGCGACTTCCTCGCCAACCGACGGCTGATAGAACACGCGCGAGAAGTCGAGACCCTTCGCCTTCCAGTGTTCCACGCCACGGCGCGTGTCGAGCAGATCCGCGCGGCCGACCAGATCGTCGAACTTGCGGATACCCAGTTGCGCCATGATTTCGCGCACTTCTTCAGCGATGAAGAAGAAGAAGTTGACGACGTGCTCGGGCTGACCCGAGAACTTCGCGCGCAGCACCGGATCTTGCGTCGCGACGCCAACCGGGCAGGTGTTCAGATGGCACTTGCGCATCATGATGCAGCCCTGCACGACGAGCGGCGCCGTCGCAAAGCCGAATTCGTCCGCGCCGAGCAGCGCGCCGATCACCACGTCGCGGCCCGTCTTCATCTGACCGTCGGCCTGCACGCGGATACGGCCGCGCAGCTGGTTCAGCACCAGGGTTTGCTGCGTTTCGGCGAGACCGAGTTCCCACGGCGTGCCAGCGTGCTTGAGCGACGAGAGCGGCGATGCGCCCGTGCCGCCGTCGTGACCGGCGATCACGACGTGGTCTGCCTTGGCCTTCGCCACACCGGCTGCCACCGTGCCCACGCCCACTTCCGACACCAGCTTCACCGAGATCGACGAAACCGGGTTCACGTTCTTCAGATCGTGAATGAGCTGCGCCAGATCTTCGATCGAGTAGATATCGTGGTGCGGCGGCGGCGAGATGAGGCCCACGCCCGGCACCGAGTAACGCAGCTTGCCGATGTACTCCGAAACCTTGTGGCCCGGCAGCTGACCGCCTTCGCCCGGCTTCGCGCCCTGCGCCATCTTGATCTGGATCTGATCCGCCGACGACAGGTACTCCGCCGACACGCCGAAGCGGCCCGACGCAACCTGCTTGATCTTCGAGCGCAGCGAGTCGCCATCCTTCAGCGGGATGTCCTTGATGACTTCTTCGCCGATGATCGAACGCATGGTGTCGCCGTTCTTGATCGGAATGCCGCGCAGCTCGTTGCGATAACGCTTCTCGTCTTCGCCGCCTTCACCCGTGTTCGACTTGCCGCCGATACGGTTCATCGCAACGGCGAGCGTAGCGTGCGCTTCGGTCGAGATCGAACCGAGCGACATCGCGCCAGTCGCAAAGCGCTTGACGATTTCCTTGGCCGGTTCGACGTCGTCGATCGAGATCGCGCGCGCCGGGTCCAGACGGAACTCGAACAGACCGCGGAACGTCATGTGGCGCTTCGTCTGATCGTTGATCAGGTGCGCGTATTCCTTGTACGTCTGATACGAGTTGCTGCGCGCCGAGTGCTGGAGCTTGGCGATCGCGTCCGGCGTCCACATGTGGTCTTCGCCGCGCACGCGGTAGGCGTACTCGCCGCCCGCGTCGAGCATGTTGGCGAGAACCGGGTTGTCGCCGAATGCATCGCGGTGCAGACGGATCGCTTCTTCCGCCACTTCGAACAGGCCAATGCCGCCCACCTTCGAGGCGGTGCCCTTGAAGTACTTGGCGATCAGATCGTCAGCCAGACCCACCGCTTCGAAAATCTGCGCGCCCGTGTACGACATGTACGTGGAGATGCCCATCTTCGACATCACCTTGAGCAGGCCCTTGCCCACCGCCTTCGTGAAGTTGTAGACGGCCTTCTCGCCCGACAGATCGCCCTTCAGGCCCTGCGCCATTTGCGCGAGCGTTTCCATCGCGAGGTACGGGTGCACGGCTTCCGCGCCGAAACCGGCGAGCAGCGCGAAGTGGTGCGTTTCGCGCGCCGAACCCGTTTCCACGACGAGACCCGTGCTCGTGCGCAGACCGTGCTGCACGAGGTGCGAGTGGATCGCCGAGGTGGCGAGCAGCGCGGGAATCGCGACGTTGTCGCGGTCCGCACGGCGGTCCGACACGATCAGGATGTTGTAGCCCGACTTGACCGCATCGACGGCTTCCGCGCACAGCGACGCGAGACGCGCTTCGATGCCTTCCTTGCCCCAGGCCACCGGATAGCAGATGTTCAGCTCGTAGCTGCTGAACTTGCCGCCCGTGTACTGCTCGATCGCGCGGATCTTCGCGATGTCCTTGAAGTCGAGCACCGGCTGCGACACTTCGAGACGCATCGGCGGGTTGATGTTGTTGGTGTCGAGCAGGTTCGGCTTCGGGCCGATGAACGACACGAGCGACATCACCATGTTTTCGCGGATCGGGTCGATCGGCGGGTTCGTGACCTGCGCGAACAGCTGCTTGAAGTAGTTGTAGAGCGTCTTGTTCTTGTTGGACATGACCGCCAGCGGCGAGTCGTTGCCCATCGAACCGACCGCCTCTTCACCCGACATCGCCATCGGCGCCATCAGGAACTTGAGATCTTCCTGCGTGTAGCCGAACGCCTGCTGACGGTCGAGCAGCGCGGCGGCTTCGGCGCGCGCGGTCGCGACGTCTTCCGCCTTCGGCTCGATCTCGTCGAGCTTGATGCGCACGGCGTCGATCCAGCTCTTGTACGGCTTGGCGTTGGCGAGGTTGTCCTTCAGTTCCTTGTCGTCGATGATGCGGCCGTGTTCCATGTCGATCAGGAACATCTTGCCCGGCTGCAGACGCCACTTCTTGACGATCTTCGACTCGGGGATCGGCAGCGTGCCGGCTTCCGACGCCATGATGACCAGGTCGTCGTCGGTGACGATGTAGCGCGCCGGACGCAGGCCGTTACGGTCGAGCGTGGCGCCGATCTGGCGGCCGTCGGTGAAGGCGATCGCGGCGGGGCCGTCCCACGGCTCCATCATCGCAGCGTGGTATTCGTAGAACGCCTTGCGGTTCTCGTCCATCAGCGTGTGCTGTTCCCAGGCTTCCGGGATCATCATCATCATCGCGTGGACGAGCGGGTAGCCTGCCATCACCAGCAGTTCGAGACAGTTGTCGAACGATGCCGTATCCGATTGGCCCGGATAGATCAGCGGCCAGAGCTTCGGCAGGTCGTCGCCGAGCACGTGCGAGGCGATCGCGCCGGTACGGGCGTTCAGCCAGTTCACGTTGCCCTTCACGGTGTTGATTTCACCGTTGTGGGCGATCATGCGGTACGGGTGAGCCAGTTCCCACGCCGGGAACGTGTTCGTGGAGAAGCGCTGGTGCACGAGCGCCAGTGCCGAGACCACGCGCTCGTCCTGCAGGTCGCGGTAGTACACGCCGACCTGGCCCGCCAGCAGCAGACCCTTGTAGACGACCGTGCGCGCCGAGCACGACGGCACGAAGTATTCCTTGCCGTGCTTGAGCTTGAGCGCCTGGATACGGTGGCTCGCGGTCTTGCGGATGATGTACAGCTTGCGCTCGAGCGCGTCCGTGACCATCACGTCCTTGCCGCGGCCGATGAAGATCTGGCGGATCAGCGGCTCGCTCGCCTTCACCGTGGGCGAAATCGGCATCGTGTGATCGACCGGCACGTCGCGCCAGCCCAGCACGACCTGGCCTTCGGCGCGCACCGTGCGCTCGAGTTCCTGCTCGCACGCGAGACGCGAGGCGTGTTCCTTCGGCAGGAAGATCATGCCGACGCCGTATTCGCCGAACGGCGGCAGCGTCACGCCCTGCTTGGCCATCTCTTCGCGGTAGAACGCGTCCGGAATCTGGATCAGGATGCCCGCGCCGTCGCCCATCAGCGGGTCGGCGCCCACTGCGCCCCGGTGGTCGAGGTTTTCGAGAATCTTCAGGCCTTGCTGAATGATTTCGTGGCTCTTCTTGCCCTTGATATGGGCGACGAAGCCGACGCCACACGCGTCGTGTTCGTTTTGCGGGTCATACAGACCTTGCGCGGCGGGCACCGCGGCGCGCTGCTGGTGATCGTTCATGGGGACACCGTCAGAGTGGGGCTGTTGCCAGCCGTTGTGTTCTTTGATTCCCGCCGCTTGCGTGACCGCTGTACGGCGTTGCGCGGGGTATTACGTGCTTCCCGCGTTATGCGCCCAGGAGAGCCGAAAGGCGAATATACGCGACGAATCAAGGGGATGCAAATAAAACGTGGTGATTGAGCCCCAATTATCGAGTTGGTGCATCCGCACATTTTTTTAATGGTGCCATACCAAATTCGGGCAAAAGAAAACGGCATCCTAAGACGCCGTTTATCTCGTAAACACTTGATCCGAAAAGCAATCAGTGGGTGCCGGTGCCTGGCTTGCGCTCCTCGTGCTCCGAACTCGAACCGGTCGAACCGCCACCACCGGAACCCGGTGAACCGCCGGAATGGCCACTCTGGCCCCCTGTATTTCCACCCGGTGTTGTAGCCGAACCACTCCCGGCGTGGCCGCTCCCATGCGTTGCCGCCGAACCGGCCGGATTGGCGCCGGAGTGCGGCGTCGAATAAGGGGCGGATTGACCTGCGCCGCCGCCGGATCCGGCCGCAGGCGTCGAAGCCGGACTCGCCGTGGCCGCCGCGCCAATTGCGCCCGGAGCTGCCGGGGCCGCGCCCGGCGCTTCACGCACCTTGCGCGGGCGCCCGCGCGGCAGCGGCGAGACGCGCCGGTTCGCCGTGCGCGACGCCCAATCGCGGTAAGTGTCGCTGCCGAGCACCCAGCCCTTGAGCGTGGCCTGCATGAGCTGCGTCGTTTCGCGTTCGTCGAGCGCCTGCTCGCAGAGTTCGCGATACGCGCGCTGACGCTCGAACGGCGTGTTGCCGAGCGCCCAGTACAGCGGATGGTCGGTGATGAGGCTGTCGACGGTGAGACCGATGTGATGGCGGTAGCTCGACCACCGATAGTCCTCGGGCGCCGTGACGAGATGGCTGCGCACTGGCGCGAGCTCGACGACGCGGCTCGCCAGCAGGAAGAAGCGCTCGCCCTCGATGACCGTCGCGCGGTAGCGCCCCTCCCAGAGCGTGCCGCGACGCGCATAGCGCCGGTTGAAATGCGCCACGTAGCGCCGGCCGACCGCCTGCATTGCCTTAGGCAGGCTGGATTCGTCGGAGGGCGTGACGAGCAGTTGCACCGCGCCGGGCATCAAAACCCACGCATGAACCGCCAGATGATGATCGCGCGCCGCGGCCTTCAGGCAGTCGATGAACAGTTCGTAATCCTGGTCATCGACGAACGCGGGCTGCTGATCGAGTCCGCGCAGGATCACATGCTGCGGCTGATCGGGAACATAAAGACGTGCAAGCCGTGCCATGCTCGATTTTCCTGGTTCCGTTGGTGAATACCCGCAGACCCGCCAGGCCCCACCAGCGCTAGTTCTCGCTGGCATGCGGCTTCGGCGGAAAGCTCGCGGCGCTTAGTAAAAAAGCTCTAACGGTCGCGTATGGTTTGTTGCAAACGTTGTGTTCATAATGGGCGGGCCTTTCATGGAGGAGCATTAATATGAAATTAAAACAGGCGCTGGCAGGGGTCGCCGCGCTCGCCAGTTTCACGGCAGCACACGCACAATCCGCAAACACGTTCTACGTCACCACCGGCTGGTTCCGCTTCATGCCGCAGGACACCAGCGACCCGCTAAAGATTGACAGCGCAGGCGGCACGCCCGTCAACATGTCCATTCCGAACACGGGCGCCAGCATCGGTTCGGCCGACACCCTGGGCGTCTCCATCGGCTACTACATCACCGATCACTTCGCCACCGAAGCCGAACTGGGCATTCCGCCGAAGTTCGACATCTCCGGCGGCGGCACCTTCAGCAGCTTCGGCAAGGTCGGCGAGGCGAAACTGTGGAGCCCCGCGCTGCTGTTCAAGTACTACTTCAACAGCCCTGAAGCAAAATTCCGTCCTTACCTCGGCATTGGCGTCACCTATGCCTGGTTCACCGACGCTCACATCACCAACGGCGCCTTCGAACAGGGCGTGCTTGGGGGTCCGACCAGTGTTTCGACAGATCGTTCCTGGGCCCCCGTGTTTAACCTGGGCTTCAACTACAACTTCACGAAGCACTGGTTCGCCGGCTTCTCGCTCTCGTACATTCCGATCAGCGTGACCGCGACGTACAACACGACGGTCAACAACCAGCTCGGCACCCAGCGAGTCGCGGAATCGAAGATTCACCTGAACCCGCTCGTGACATACCTGAAGGTCGGCTACAACTTCTAACGCGCTCCGGCGCCCCGCACTACCTCGCGCCGGCCCTTCGCCTCGCCCCTGCGGCACCTGGCGAAGGGCGGCGTTTTCCGCCCTGCCACGCCCTTCCTGCCTTAGCGTCTCCATCGGATTTTCCCCGCCTTCGCATGGGCTTATCCTGATTCTATGCCTCTGGGAAAAAGCGTGCTGTCCCCGTAATCACCTGTTTTGTCACCAGAGCGCGAAGCCCCGTCTGGCGGGCGTTTGCGACTGACTTGCTGCACTCGTTCAAGTCCCGGGCACCGGAATTGCGCAATACTTGCACTCCGGTTCTCGCCCTCCTGCGCCCTTTTTCGTGCGCGCCGCGGCGAGCCTTTTACCTGTGACTTTTCAACGACGGAGCCATACATGAGCGCCTTTCCGAACACGCGAGAAGCCCTCGGAGATTCCTGGACGCGCACGAGCCGCCACGCGCGGCGCATCGCGCGCCGCGGCCGCAGCGCCGCCGCCGATATCACCGACGAGTTGCGTGATCTGCTCGCCGAGCTGGAAAACACGCTGGGCGAAGGAACCCAGGCCGATGCCGCCGCGCTGCGCGCCGACATCCGCAAGCGTCTCGACGCCGCCCGCGAGCGGCTAGAAGTGGCGCGCGCCACCGCGCGCGAACATACCGACGCGGCCATTGCCGGCGCAGACGACTACGTGCACCGCAACCCTTGGCAGGCCGTAGCGATCGTCGGTGGCGTGGCGCTGGTGGTGGGCGCGCTGCTAGCGCGCGCCCGCTGAGCGACGGTCCGGGCGCTGGCCGCCCGGATCAAGTGCAAGCGCTGCTCAGGCGTCGAGCGCGTACGGCCCGATCAGGTCGATGCGGTCGGTGCAGACCGTGTCGACGCCCCAGCTCGCGAGCTGGCGCGCGCGGTCGAGGTCGTTCACCGTATAGGCGAGGATGAAGAGCCCCGCCGATTTGATGCGTTTGACGAGCGCCTCGTCCAGGTGGCGATGGCTCGCGTGGAGCGACACACAGTCGAGCGCTGCGGTCTGCTCGCGCCAGTCTGCCGGCACGTGCTCGAACAGCAGGCCGCGCGGCAGGTCCGGCGCGCTCTCGCGCGCCGCCTCAAGAGCCGCATAGGAGAAAGACGAGAGCAAAGGCGGCATGCCCACCTGCCCTTCGTTCTCCGCTTGCCAGAGACGCGCCGTTTCGGCGCCGACAATGCGCCCCGTCTCCACGTCGCGGCCCGTGCAGGGCTTGATCTCCACGTTCGCCGCGAGCCCCAGCTCGCGACAACACGCGGCGACTTGCGCGAGCGTCGGCATCGGCTCGCCGGCAAAGCGCGCGTCCCGCCAGCTGCCCGCGTCCAGCGCGGCAAGCTCCGCGTAGCGCATGCGCGCCGCCGCGCCGCGACCATTCGACGTGCGCTCGACCGTGTCGTCGTGCAGCAGGAAGGCGACATTGTCGGCAGACAGCTTGGCGTCGAATTCGACCAGCTTATGACCGAAGCTCGCGCCGACGCGCAGGCCCGCCAGCGTGTTCTCGGGCGCAAGCGTGCCGCCCCCTCGGTGCGCGGCAACGCGCGGATACGGCCAGGACTTGATCAAATGAGCTCCCGAAATCGGCAGGGGCAGTGAGGTGGGGGGAGTCGCGCGATCAAACGTCGTCGGCAACGACGAAAAGACGGCGGTACTCCTTCAGGGCATAGCGGTCCGTCATGCCCGCGATGTAATGCGCGATCAGCCGCGGCTGCACGGCGGCGTCCTGCGTCTGGTACGGGGGCGGCAACAGGCGCGGGTCTTCGCTGAACGCATCGAACAAGCCCTTCACCACGCGCCGCGCCTTGTTGGCCATGCGCATCACACGATAGTGGCGGTACAGGTTGCGGTAGAGAAAGCGCTTGAGCGCGGCCGCCTGCGCGGCCACGCGCTCGCTGTGCGCAACGAGCGGCGGCGCGGCGCGCACGTCGTCGAGCGACTGCGGCGCGCATTCGGTGAGATTGCGCCGCGTCTGCCCGATCAGATCGACGATCAGCGTGTTGATGATGCGCCGCACGGTTTCGTGAATCAGCCGGCGGCCTTCGATCTGCGGATATTCGGCGCGCGCGGCGTCGTAGTGCGTCTGCCAGAGCTCGACTTCGGCGAGCTGCTCGATAGTGAGCAGGCCTGAACGCAGGCCGTCGTCGACGTCGTGGTTGTTGTAGGCGATCTCGTCGGCGATGTTGGCAATCTGCGCTTCGATAGACGGCTGCCTGCCGAGCAGAAAGCGCTCGCCCAGATCGCCTAGCCGACGCGCATGCTCGCGCGAGCAGTGCTTGAGAATGCCTTCGCGCGTCTCGAAGCACAGGTTCAGGCCGTCGAACGCGCCGTAGTGCTCTTCGAGCTCGTCCACGACCGCGAGGCTCTGCAGATTGTGCTCGAAACCGCCATGCTCGCGCATGCACTCGTTGAGCGCGTCCTGGCCCGCATGGCCGAACGGCGTATGGCCGAGGTCGTGCGCGAGCGAGATCGCCTCGACCAGATCCTCGTTCACGCGCAGGTTCCGCGCGACCGAGCGTGCGATCTGCGCGACTTCCAGGCTATGCGTGAGCCGCGTGCGAAAGAGATCGCCCTCGTGGTTCACGAACACCTGAGTCTTGTATTCGAG
The Paraburkholderia acidiphila genome window above contains:
- the ugpQ gene encoding glycerophosphodiester phosphodiesterase; amino-acid sequence: MIKSWPYPRVAAHRGGGTLAPENTLAGLRVGASFGHKLVEFDAKLSADNVAFLLHDDTVERTSNGRGAAARMRYAELAALDAGSWRDARFAGEPMPTLAQVAACCRELGLAANVEIKPCTGRDVETGRIVGAETARLWQAENEGQVGMPPLLSSFSYAALEAARESAPDLPRGLLFEHVPADWREQTAALDCVSLHASHRHLDEALVKRIKSAGLFILAYTVNDLDRARQLASWGVDTVCTDRIDLIGPYALDA
- a CDS encoding DUF883 family protein translates to MSAFPNTREALGDSWTRTSRHARRIARRGRSAAADITDELRDLLAELENTLGEGTQADAAALRADIRKRLDAARERLEVARATAREHTDAAIAGADDYVHRNPWQAVAIVGGVALVVGALLARAR
- a CDS encoding deoxyguanosinetriphosphate triphosphohydrolase — its product is MSDTRSDNRSDPRSDPRSDTGRDVPSQAADASAALVASFEAGLAPYAAHASRSRGRRYPEPPPAARSEFQRDRDRIVHSTAFRRLEYKTQVFVNHEGDLFRTRLTHSLEVAQIARSVARNLRVNEDLVEAISLAHDLGHTPFGHAGQDALNECMREHGGFEHNLQSLAVVDELEEHYGAFDGLNLCFETREGILKHCSREHARRLGDLGERFLLGRQPSIEAQIANIADEIAYNNHDVDDGLRSGLLTIEQLAEVELWQTHYDAARAEYPQIEGRRLIHETVRRIINTLIVDLIGQTRRNLTECAPQSLDDVRAAPPLVAHSERVAAQAAALKRFLYRNLYRHYRVMRMANKARRVVKGLFDAFSEDPRLLPPPYQTQDAAVQPRLIAHYIAGMTDRYALKEYRRLFVVADDV